One segment of Rosa chinensis cultivar Old Blush chromosome 6, RchiOBHm-V2, whole genome shotgun sequence DNA contains the following:
- the LOC121050158 gene encoding actin-interacting protein 1-2-like isoform X2, whose amino-acid sequence MKGLLSNSSSLTDGSKFITVSSDKKGLIFDGKTAEKIGELSSKDSHKGSIYALSWSPDGKQVEWMTCLLVAYGRMII is encoded by the exons ATGAAGGGCCTCCTTTCAAATTCAAGCAGTCTCACAG ATGGGAGTAAGTTTATCACTGTAAGCTCAGATAAGAAGGGTCTTATTTTTGATGGGAAGACTGCGGAGAAGATTGGAGAGCTTTCATCGAAAGATAGCCACAAAGGCAGCATTTATGCTCTTAGCTGGAGTCCTGATGGCAAACAG GTGGAGTGGATGACATGCTTGTTGGTGGCCTATGGCAGAATGATCATATAG
- the LOC121050158 gene encoding actin-interacting protein 1-2-like isoform X1: MKGLLSNSSSLTDGSKFITVSSDKKGLIFDGKTAEKIGELSSKDSHKGSIYALSWSPDGKQILTVSADKSAKVWDICEDGNGKVN; this comes from the exons ATGAAGGGCCTCCTTTCAAATTCAAGCAGTCTCACAG ATGGGAGTAAGTTTATCACTGTAAGCTCAGATAAGAAGGGTCTTATTTTTGATGGGAAGACTGCGGAGAAGATTGGAGAGCTTTCATCGAAAGATAGCCACAAAGGCAGCATTTATGCTCTTAGCTGGAGTCCTGATGGCAAACAG ATTTTGACTGTGTCCGCTGACAAGTCGGCGAAAGTATGGGATATATGTGAGGATGGTAATGGGAAGGTGAATTAA